A single genomic interval of Haloterrigena salifodinae harbors:
- a CDS encoding ATP-binding protein, with protein sequence MTDPETSSNPSNQSSPEAVLERVTDAVFELNDDWQFTYFNDQAATLFERDQAELHGKIIWEEFSELTNSTFQWEHERAMETQEAITFETHYPPQDGWFEVRIYPTETGLSVYVRDIADPDNRQQELEKREHALRRANEVMAAPDRPFSQQIEALLEIVRTTVGTEFATLSQVKEDTGEYIFEHVAAPEEVDLEPGDTTPLETLPNCSRVVETEETLVLQDVKAEAPELADPEWGIACYLGTPVIVHGEVYGTFCFYGMEAQTEAFSDWEVSFIGLLSNWVSNELEYKVYEEELEESNERLEQFAYAASHDLQEPLRMVTSYLQLVESRYANDLDEDGREFIEFAVDGATRMRDMIDGLLEYSRVDTRGDPLDPVALDTVLEDVRADLQLKIEETNAEIVTETLPTVEGDADQLREVFQNLLDNAIEYSGSESPRVYVLSERTGDKWTISVRDEGVGIDSADTDRVFNVFQSLHTQEEGGGTGIGLALCERIIKRHGGDIWVESDPHEGTTFSFTLLEADTSDN encoded by the coding sequence ATGACGGACCCGGAGACGTCGAGTAACCCCTCCAATCAAAGTTCTCCAGAAGCGGTCTTGGAGCGCGTAACCGACGCTGTCTTCGAACTTAACGATGACTGGCAGTTCACGTATTTCAACGACCAAGCTGCAACACTATTTGAGCGAGACCAAGCGGAACTCCACGGGAAAATTATCTGGGAAGAGTTTTCCGAACTCACCAATTCGACGTTCCAGTGGGAGCACGAACGTGCGATGGAGACCCAAGAAGCCATCACATTCGAGACACACTATCCGCCGCAAGACGGTTGGTTCGAGGTCCGTATTTATCCCACTGAAACTGGGCTTTCAGTGTACGTCCGCGACATCGCCGACCCGGATAACCGTCAGCAGGAACTCGAGAAACGTGAGCACGCTCTCCGGCGTGCTAATGAGGTGATGGCGGCCCCGGACCGACCGTTTTCCCAGCAGATAGAGGCGCTCCTTGAAATAGTCCGCACGACAGTCGGCACTGAGTTTGCGACGCTCTCACAGGTCAAAGAAGATACTGGTGAGTATATCTTCGAACATGTGGCCGCGCCGGAAGAGGTAGACCTCGAACCGGGCGACACGACGCCGCTAGAGACTCTCCCTAACTGCTCACGCGTCGTCGAGACCGAAGAGACGCTCGTCCTGCAGGACGTGAAGGCTGAGGCTCCCGAATTGGCCGACCCGGAGTGGGGAATTGCCTGCTATCTCGGGACGCCGGTCATCGTACACGGAGAAGTGTACGGGACGTTCTGCTTCTACGGGATGGAGGCGCAAACCGAAGCCTTCTCCGATTGGGAGGTCTCGTTCATCGGTCTGCTCAGCAACTGGGTGAGCAACGAACTCGAGTACAAGGTCTACGAAGAAGAACTTGAGGAGTCTAACGAGCGCTTGGAGCAGTTCGCTTACGCCGCCTCTCACGATCTCCAAGAGCCCCTACGGATGGTGACGAGTTATCTCCAGTTGGTGGAGTCGCGGTACGCAAACGACCTTGACGAGGACGGCCGGGAATTCATCGAGTTTGCAGTCGATGGTGCCACGCGAATGCGCGACATGATAGATGGATTGCTCGAATATTCGCGAGTCGACACGCGTGGGGACCCTTTGGATCCGGTTGCGTTGGATACCGTTCTCGAAGACGTTCGCGCGGACCTCCAGTTGAAAATTGAGGAGACGAACGCTGAGATCGTTACGGAGACACTCCCCACTGTCGAAGGCGACGCCGACCAACTCCGGGAGGTGTTCCAAAATCTGCTAGACAACGCCATCGAATACAGCGGCTCTGAGTCACCACGAGTATACGTCTTGTCCGAGCGAACGGGCGACAAATGGACGATATCGGTTCGTGATGAGGGTGTCGGTATCGACTCCGCGGACACCGACCGTGTTTTCAACGTGTTCCAGAGCCTCCACACACAAGAAGAAGGCGGGGGGACAGGAATCGGGCTGGCGCTGTGCGAGCGCATTATCAAGCGCCACGGCGGCGATATCTGGGTTGAGTCTGACCCACACGAGGGAACAACGTTTTCTTTCACCCTCCTGGAAGCAGATACGTCCGATAACTGA
- a CDS encoding DUF7521 family protein — protein sequence MQPIPLQLWETTTTEWLVTFVQATDVLSAFIGLFIAYQAYRGYRRNDSRPMLVIAVGFALALAVPFLLVVLYAALPFLPETAIAVLSQLSQLSGLVAILYALRMPS from the coding sequence GTGCAGCCCATACCGCTCCAGCTCTGGGAAACGACGACGACAGAGTGGCTCGTGACGTTCGTTCAGGCGACCGACGTGCTGAGTGCTTTCATCGGGCTGTTCATCGCGTATCAGGCCTACCGCGGCTACCGGCGAAACGACAGCCGACCGATGCTGGTCATCGCCGTCGGGTTCGCACTCGCGCTCGCCGTGCCGTTTCTATTGGTCGTGCTCTACGCGGCGCTTCCGTTCCTTCCGGAGACGGCGATCGCCGTCCTCAGTCAGCTCAGTCAGCTGTCGGGGCTGGTCGCGATCCTTTACGCGCTCCGAATGCCCTCCTGA
- a CDS encoding DUF7532 family protein, whose protein sequence is MHFDQRTQQALRDVGLEADDLRAASEAVVEAVEADAAALEAFFDEHDTVYSDMDMAHSSSEYPEHAVEYLDLTTHADEMRGWLRFDTWGVYVEDGRVLPDESVELTLGPTINGRVRFAPDRETLR, encoded by the coding sequence ATGCACTTCGATCAGCGAACCCAGCAGGCGCTTCGTGACGTCGGCCTCGAGGCCGACGATCTCCGGGCCGCCTCGGAGGCGGTCGTCGAGGCCGTCGAAGCCGACGCGGCGGCGCTCGAGGCGTTCTTCGACGAGCACGACACCGTCTACTCGGACATGGACATGGCTCACTCGTCGTCGGAGTATCCCGAACACGCCGTCGAGTACCTCGACCTGACGACCCACGCCGACGAGATGCGGGGCTGGCTGCGGTTCGACACGTGGGGCGTCTACGTCGAGGACGGCCGCGTACTGCCCGACGAGTCGGTCGAACTGACGCTCGGGCCGACGATCAACGGCCGCGTGCGGTTCGCGCCGGACCGGGAGACGCTGCGGTGA
- a CDS encoding NUDIX hydrolase produces the protein MIDVTYVQKACAYITRGSGELLVFEGPGHDGLQIPKGTLEAGESPAEALFREVLEESGLGTLNGATKLTTDVWTRRESPPKRYVRHFFHATVHEPRDSWTHTVTDGGEEHGAEFEFRWIQPSTNREFALDLDDYVHLLPTGSASGEGDIASISD, from the coding sequence ATGATAGACGTAACGTACGTCCAGAAAGCGTGCGCATACATCACTCGCGGGTCGGGTGAGTTACTGGTCTTCGAGGGGCCGGGTCACGACGGCCTCCAGATTCCGAAGGGGACGCTCGAGGCCGGCGAATCGCCCGCTGAGGCGCTGTTTAGAGAAGTCCTCGAGGAAAGCGGTCTCGGCACGTTAAACGGAGCAACGAAGCTGACGACCGACGTCTGGACGCGCCGCGAGTCGCCGCCCAAGCGGTACGTCCGGCACTTCTTCCACGCGACGGTCCACGAACCGCGCGACAGCTGGACTCACACTGTCACCGACGGCGGCGAGGAACACGGCGCCGAGTTCGAGTTCCGGTGGATCCAGCCGTCGACGAACCGCGAGTTCGCCCTCGATCTCGACGACTACGTCCACCTGCTGCCGACCGGCTCCGCCTCCGGTGAGGGCGATATCGCGAGCATCTCTGACTGA
- a CDS encoding winged helix-turn-helix domain-containing protein, with product MSEEPDVETIGTLLEDSTVRTILTQTSQEPMSATTLSDRCDASKPTVYRRLDDLRECGLLVERTKPDPEGGHHRTVYATNLERITIELEDDGLSLRIDRRTDIADRFTDLIEGI from the coding sequence GTGAGTGAGGAGCCGGACGTCGAGACGATCGGGACCCTGCTGGAGGACTCGACGGTGCGCACGATCCTCACCCAGACGAGCCAGGAACCCATGTCAGCGACCACCTTGAGCGACCGCTGTGACGCGTCCAAACCGACGGTGTACCGGCGGCTCGACGACCTCCGCGAGTGCGGGCTCCTCGTCGAGCGAACGAAACCGGATCCCGAGGGCGGCCACCACCGGACCGTCTACGCGACGAACTTAGAGCGGATCACGATCGAACTCGAGGACGACGGGTTGTCGCTTCGGATCGACCGCCGAACGGATATCGCGGATCGGTTCACCGATCTCATCGAGGGGATCTAG
- a CDS encoding PrsW family intramembrane metalloprotease, giving the protein MARRRDPVEAASEESTDLYDVSTWEPRSHLDRFAYAIYTAINYGLQTIVLAVAFAITVALLVQPALLVLEEGSIFIAVFFGLSVVPAAILAAFIWYSDITTNEPLTLLVATFVLAVLFATFAAVVNSLFSPSFQALGSVGMLLFFYLIVGPVEETVKLLAIRFFAYRSEAFDAVIDGAVYGAVAGLGFAAIENTLYISGAVATADGGLLTVAAGTTTVRALVGPGHVIYSAIAGYYLGLAKFNPEHAGSIATKGVLIAAFIHGTYNVTVGIVPELVTGFTPLPFGAAFIGYVVLFDLAIGAFLYRKIARYRRAFRAVRDDTGPEPQSEPTEFDPPGR; this is encoded by the coding sequence ATGGCACGCAGGCGCGATCCGGTCGAAGCGGCCAGCGAGGAGTCGACCGATCTGTACGACGTCTCGACGTGGGAGCCGAGATCCCACCTCGATCGATTCGCGTACGCGATCTACACCGCGATCAACTACGGGTTGCAGACGATCGTACTCGCGGTCGCGTTCGCGATCACGGTCGCATTGCTGGTCCAACCGGCGCTGCTCGTCCTCGAGGAGGGATCAATCTTCATCGCCGTCTTCTTCGGGCTCTCGGTCGTTCCGGCGGCGATCCTCGCGGCCTTCATCTGGTACTCGGATATTACGACGAACGAACCGCTCACGCTACTCGTCGCAACCTTCGTGCTGGCCGTGTTGTTCGCGACGTTCGCGGCCGTCGTCAACTCTCTATTCAGTCCGAGCTTTCAGGCGCTCGGCTCCGTCGGCATGCTCCTCTTTTTCTATCTGATCGTTGGCCCCGTCGAGGAGACGGTGAAACTGCTCGCGATCCGATTCTTCGCGTACCGGAGCGAGGCGTTCGACGCCGTCATCGATGGCGCGGTCTACGGCGCCGTCGCCGGACTCGGGTTCGCCGCGATCGAGAACACCCTCTACATCTCCGGTGCGGTCGCAACGGCCGACGGCGGACTCCTCACCGTCGCCGCCGGAACCACGACCGTCCGGGCGCTCGTCGGTCCCGGCCACGTCATCTACTCGGCGATCGCGGGCTACTACCTCGGACTCGCGAAGTTCAACCCCGAGCACGCCGGGTCGATCGCCACGAAGGGGGTGTTGATCGCCGCGTTCATCCACGGCACGTACAACGTCACGGTCGGTATCGTCCCGGAGCTCGTCACCGGCTTCACCCCGCTTCCCTTCGGTGCGGCGTTTATCGGCTACGTGGTCCTGTTCGACCTCGCCATCGGCGCGTTCCTCTACCGGAAGATCGCCAGATACCGTCGGGCCTTCCGCGCCGTCAGGGACGATACCGGACCGGAACCGCAGTCGGAACCGACCGAGTTCGACCCGCCCGGACGCTGA
- a CDS encoding DUF402 domain-containing protein — protein MTTGRVRGIYTTAITQLLRNRGLEVVQASEPIRERFDASFEAAPADVAIETTRDRQGVELSGDPDAVETVASELESLAIDSFRWDDDVSRGAVFDCEVVDAGGGGGATVDLGDSRRGYLHYDDADGYVDSGNRYRVQITEPTPPWTDDDPRVEPTLEAADGLVTLSRDRSGVSAALRGERADELVGMTDLLSVDVPDDWGVRWQGTAADADLEAMGTALERAVDRAQALKDALADAPETPGEPDLLAAPRTTTWVWFGRESRFALDGVRREVETTMAGHHRTKAADRAASAAVDFAEAVCESPGENEDDGDGFPFDAVSRQFGPTTGDRLEIGHGKPDGRLISLGRGEVTDWDADGSVTLERSMRGGGSYDALGVPKEEGDVAVTKFREGRWWYPTTYRDENGTAKGTYVNVCTPVELFPGTARYVDLYVDVIRRADGTVETVDEDELEAAVDDGHVSEELAEKATSVAAAVERALSK, from the coding sequence ATGACAACGGGACGCGTTCGCGGCATCTACACCACTGCGATCACGCAGTTGCTCCGCAACCGCGGTCTCGAGGTCGTCCAGGCCTCCGAGCCCATTCGAGAACGGTTCGACGCCTCGTTCGAGGCCGCGCCGGCTGACGTGGCGATCGAGACGACTCGGGACCGACAGGGCGTCGAACTCTCGGGCGATCCCGACGCGGTCGAGACGGTCGCGAGCGAACTCGAGTCCCTCGCGATCGATAGCTTCCGCTGGGACGACGACGTCTCCCGCGGCGCGGTCTTCGACTGCGAGGTCGTCGACGCCGGCGGCGGGGGCGGGGCGACGGTCGACCTCGGCGACAGCCGACGGGGCTACCTCCACTACGACGACGCCGACGGCTACGTCGACTCGGGGAACCGCTACCGCGTCCAGATCACCGAGCCGACGCCGCCGTGGACCGACGACGATCCGCGCGTCGAGCCGACCCTCGAAGCCGCGGACGGACTGGTCACCCTCTCGCGCGATCGGTCCGGCGTTTCAGCGGCACTCCGGGGTGAGCGGGCCGACGAACTCGTCGGCATGACCGACCTCCTGTCGGTCGACGTCCCCGACGACTGGGGCGTGCGCTGGCAGGGAACGGCAGCCGACGCCGACCTCGAGGCGATGGGAACCGCCCTCGAGCGCGCGGTCGATCGCGCGCAGGCGCTCAAGGACGCGCTCGCCGACGCGCCCGAGACGCCGGGCGAGCCCGACCTCCTCGCCGCCCCGCGGACCACGACGTGGGTCTGGTTCGGCCGCGAGTCGCGGTTCGCGCTGGACGGAGTTCGCCGCGAGGTCGAGACGACGATGGCGGGCCATCACCGGACCAAGGCCGCCGACCGGGCCGCGAGCGCGGCCGTCGACTTCGCGGAGGCCGTCTGCGAGTCCCCCGGTGAGAACGAGGACGACGGCGACGGGTTCCCCTTCGATGCGGTCTCGCGCCAGTTCGGACCGACGACCGGCGACCGCCTCGAGATCGGCCACGGCAAGCCCGACGGGCGACTCATCTCGCTCGGCCGCGGCGAGGTGACCGACTGGGACGCCGACGGCTCGGTCACCCTCGAGCGGTCGATGCGCGGCGGCGGCAGCTACGACGCGCTCGGGGTTCCAAAGGAGGAGGGCGACGTCGCCGTCACCAAGTTCCGGGAGGGTCGCTGGTGGTATCCGACGACGTACAGGGACGAAAACGGGACGGCGAAGGGAACGTACGTCAACGTCTGTACGCCCGTCGAACTCTTCCCCGGGACGGCGCGGTACGTCGACCTCTACGTCGACGTGATCCGCCGCGCCGACGGGACGGTCGAAACCGTTGACGAGGACGAACTCGAGGCCGCAGTCGACGACGGACACGTCTCCGAAGAACTTGCCGAGAAAGCGACGAGCGTCGCGGCGGCCGTCGAACGGGCGCTCTCCAAGTGA
- a CDS encoding FxLYD domain-containing protein yields the protein MNRRKLLVAGGAALTTTIAGCSEESSDPDDRETGDTNTTNNNDNSGDSGNGSGNGDGSSGSEEQVKLLEHAWYEESYSSGVKGQLENVSGQTLSYVEVTVYFLDSEGVQIAEGLANTSDLAAERVWEFDAMFLGDDSSRVKNYEIETSVTNY from the coding sequence ATGAATCGACGGAAATTACTGGTTGCGGGCGGCGCAGCACTAACCACCACCATTGCAGGCTGTTCAGAGGAATCATCTGATCCTGACGACCGCGAAACCGGCGACACCAACACCACCAACAATAACGACAACTCCGGTGACAGCGGAAACGGCAGTGGCAATGGTGACGGAAGTAGTGGCAGCGAAGAACAAGTCAAACTCCTTGAACACGCATGGTACGAAGAATCGTACAGTTCTGGTGTCAAGGGCCAACTCGAAAACGTCTCTGGACAGACGCTGAGCTACGTCGAAGTCACTGTGTACTTCTTGGACTCGGAAGGCGTGCAGATTGCTGAAGGACTGGCAAACACTAGCGATCTTGCTGCTGAACGCGTCTGGGAATTCGACGCCATGTTCTTGGGAGACGACTCATCCCGTGTCAAAAATTACGAGATTGAAACCAGCGTAACGAACTACTAA
- a CDS encoding SDR family oxidoreductase translates to MCCQVLLTGATGTLGSALRPHLCDAGSEVVAASRSPPTDGGTDVEWTALDLVDGTGIRDAVSDVDVIVHAATAPQGDTEAVDIRGTERLLEAAADAGVSNVVYVSIVGVDEIPYSYYEHKLAAERAVEKSPVPSTIVRATQFHSFVHDIFETIARVPIWPLPTGIRLQPIDVGEAAAAIADRATPDAVGRVPDVGGPEILTVRDLAETYREVRGLRRPIVRLPLPGSVAAGFRSGAACCPDRTVGTTTWETWLESARRERPEAGGRR, encoded by the coding sequence ATGTGTTGCCAAGTACTCTTGACCGGCGCGACCGGGACGCTGGGGTCGGCGTTGCGACCGCACTTGTGCGACGCGGGCAGCGAGGTGGTCGCGGCGAGTCGATCGCCGCCGACCGACGGCGGGACCGACGTCGAGTGGACCGCGCTGGATCTGGTCGACGGGACGGGAATCCGCGACGCCGTGTCGGACGTCGACGTGATCGTCCACGCCGCGACCGCCCCGCAGGGCGACACCGAGGCGGTCGACATCCGCGGAACCGAACGGCTGCTCGAGGCGGCGGCCGACGCCGGCGTCTCGAACGTCGTTTACGTCTCGATCGTCGGCGTCGACGAGATTCCGTACTCGTACTACGAGCACAAACTGGCGGCCGAACGGGCCGTCGAGAAGAGTCCCGTTCCGTCGACCATCGTGCGGGCGACCCAGTTCCACTCGTTCGTTCACGACATCTTCGAGACGATCGCGCGCGTGCCGATCTGGCCGCTCCCGACCGGGATTCGACTCCAGCCGATCGACGTCGGCGAGGCGGCAGCGGCGATCGCCGACCGCGCGACGCCGGACGCGGTCGGACGGGTACCAGACGTCGGTGGTCCCGAGATACTGACCGTCCGCGACCTCGCGGAAACCTATCGCGAGGTTCGGGGTCTCCGACGGCCCATCGTCCGCCTCCCGCTGCCGGGGTCGGTCGCTGCCGGTTTCCGGTCCGGTGCGGCCTGCTGTCCGGATCGAACCGTCGGGACCACGACGTGGGAGACGTGGCTCGAGTCCGCACGTCGCGAACGTCCCGAGGCGGGCGGACGCCGATAG
- a CDS encoding bile acid:sodium symporter family protein produces the protein MGWQSSLERVGEFTSKYSVLWVLIAAPLALYAPDLFTPIAPYITPLLGIIMLGMGLTLTPDDVRRILERPRDVAIGALAQWILMPTIAYALVVALGLPWEIGLGLILLGAAPGGTASNVMTYLGRGDVALSVSITTVTTIAAPLVMPAWIVTLAGESISVTFAEMAGSIIQVVLLPVIGGLVLRHLLDRYAPAVAKAGLSVFPAISVITIVAIVAAVVGLNVETILGAGALVFLAVVLHNGLGLGSGYAVGHATNMAEDRARACAFEVGLQNSGLAVALATAHFSASAALIPALFSVWHNVSGPALATLFAHLDADDPVEGDEAAIVSD, from the coding sequence ATGGGCTGGCAGTCTTCTCTAGAGCGGGTCGGTGAGTTCACGAGCAAGTACTCCGTCCTCTGGGTGCTGATCGCCGCGCCGCTGGCGCTCTACGCGCCGGATCTCTTCACGCCGATCGCGCCGTATATCACGCCCCTACTGGGAATCATCATGCTCGGAATGGGGCTGACGCTGACGCCCGACGACGTCCGGCGAATCCTCGAGCGGCCGCGCGACGTCGCCATCGGTGCGCTGGCCCAGTGGATTCTGATGCCGACGATCGCGTACGCCCTCGTCGTCGCGCTCGGGCTACCGTGGGAAATCGGCCTCGGATTGATCCTGCTCGGTGCGGCGCCGGGCGGAACGGCGTCGAACGTAATGACGTACCTCGGACGGGGTGATGTCGCGCTGTCGGTGTCGATCACGACGGTGACGACGATCGCCGCGCCCCTGGTGATGCCGGCCTGGATCGTCACGCTGGCCGGCGAGTCGATCTCGGTCACGTTCGCGGAGATGGCCGGGTCGATCATCCAGGTCGTACTGCTCCCGGTCATCGGTGGGCTGGTCCTTCGACACTTGCTCGATAGGTACGCGCCGGCCGTCGCGAAGGCGGGGCTCTCCGTTTTCCCGGCGATCAGCGTGATCACGATCGTCGCGATCGTCGCGGCCGTCGTGGGACTTAACGTCGAGACGATTCTCGGCGCCGGCGCGCTCGTCTTCCTCGCGGTCGTCCTGCACAACGGACTCGGACTGGGATCCGGCTACGCCGTCGGCCACGCGACCAATATGGCCGAGGATCGAGCGCGGGCCTGTGCGTTCGAAGTCGGCCTCCAGAACAGCGGCCTCGCAGTAGCCCTCGCCACGGCGCACTTTAGCGCCAGCGCCGCGCTGATCCCAGCGCTGTTCAGCGTCTGGCACAACGTCTCCGGGCCAGCGCTCGCGACGCTGTTCGCCCACCTCGATGCCGACGACCCCGTTGAGGGCGACGAAGCGGCGATCGTTTCGGACTAA
- a CDS encoding aldo/keto reductase, with product MQYQELGDSGVEVSEVGFGAWVVGTDWWGDRSEDDALEMIRYAVEQGITYFDTGDVYGHGRSEELVGEALSEFRDEVTIATKVGYDFYDNPQAGHGELPKEMDPEYLRNAVEQSLDRLGVDSVDVLQLHNADVDEITPDVLELLDELEEEGLIDATGLALGPSIGWLAEGDLAIEEEFDSVQLVWNVLEQEVGNHFLETIERTGSSTSLIPRVPHSSGILNEQVTPDTELGEGDHRGFRPDEWYETGWEKLEKLRFLEHAEPRSADGLSEQGSRERDGERTMGQASIAWLLSHESVATVTPTFRTKDDIDEWTAASDVPKLSAEELARVEELYENDFDIDRDDGMDSLRSSVDGADIESAGLDKLAAD from the coding sequence ATGCAATACCAGGAACTCGGCGACTCCGGCGTCGAGGTCAGCGAAGTCGGCTTCGGCGCGTGGGTCGTCGGCACCGACTGGTGGGGCGACCGCTCCGAAGACGACGCCCTCGAGATGATCCGGTACGCCGTCGAGCAGGGAATCACCTACTTCGACACCGGCGACGTCTACGGCCACGGTCGCAGCGAAGAACTGGTCGGCGAGGCCCTTTCGGAGTTCCGGGACGAGGTGACGATCGCCACCAAGGTCGGCTACGACTTCTACGACAATCCCCAGGCCGGCCACGGCGAACTGCCCAAGGAGATGGACCCCGAGTACCTCCGGAACGCCGTCGAGCAGAGTCTCGATCGCCTCGGCGTCGACTCCGTCGACGTCCTCCAACTGCACAACGCCGACGTCGACGAGATCACGCCCGACGTGCTCGAACTCCTCGACGAACTCGAGGAAGAGGGGCTGATCGACGCGACCGGCCTCGCGTTGGGCCCCTCGATCGGCTGGCTCGCGGAGGGCGACCTCGCCATCGAGGAGGAGTTCGACTCCGTCCAGTTAGTCTGGAACGTGCTCGAGCAGGAGGTCGGCAACCACTTCCTCGAGACGATCGAACGCACGGGTTCGTCGACGAGCCTGATCCCCCGCGTCCCCCACTCCTCGGGGATCTTGAACGAGCAGGTCACGCCCGACACCGAACTCGGCGAGGGCGACCACCGCGGCTTCCGTCCCGACGAGTGGTACGAGACCGGCTGGGAGAAACTCGAGAAGCTCCGGTTCCTCGAGCACGCGGAGCCACGCTCCGCGGACGGCTTGAGCGAGCAGGGCTCGCGAGAGCGAGACGGAGAGCGAACGATGGGACAGGCGTCGATCGCGTGGCTGCTCTCCCACGAGTCGGTCGCGACCGTGACCCCGACATTCCGAACGAAAGACGACATCGACGAGTGGACCGCGGCGAGCGACGTTCCGAAACTCTCCGCGGAGGAACTGGCCCGCGTCGAGGAACTGTACGAGAACGACTTCGACATCGACCGCGACGACGGCATGGACTCGCTTCGCTCCTCCGTCGACGGCGCGGACATCGAGTCGGCCGGCCTCGACAAGCTGGCAGCTGACTGA
- a CDS encoding DUF7560 family zinc ribbon protein, whose product MNTYEFSCPNCQRAIPVTNPMREATLANGCPICGRSVTGEHFAV is encoded by the coding sequence ATGAACACGTACGAATTTTCCTGTCCGAACTGTCAGAGAGCGATTCCGGTGACTAATCCGATGCGCGAGGCGACGCTTGCGAACGGCTGTCCGATCTGCGGTCGATCGGTTACCGGCGAACACTTCGCCGTTTGA